AAAAGCTGCCGTTATTGCGCTGACGCGGTCCTTGGGCAAAGAGCTCGCAACATCAGGTGTGCTCGTAAATGCCGTAACGCCAACGACTGTCGACACACCAATTCTCAAGCAAGTGCCACAGAGTCATATCGATTATATGAAATCAAAAATTCCCATGGAGCGGCTCGGAACGGCGGAAGAACTCGCGTCCTTAATTACGTGGCTGTGCACTGAAGACTGTTCATTCAGCACAGCTGCCGTATTTGATGCCTCCGGAGGCCGAACAACATACTAACTATTTTATAAACTTAAGGAAATTCCATGAAAATGAAAGCGGCGGTCATTCGTCAAATGGGAGTAGAACAACCCTACGCGGACTCAAAACCGTTAACCATTGAGGAAGTAGACATCGCCTCTCCCCAAGAACGAGAACTGCTCGTAAAAATCAAAGCCGCTAGCCTCTGTCATTCAGATCTATCGAGCGTGAACGGTACCAGACCGAGGCCGACACCCATGATTCTGGGTCACGAAGCTGCCGGCATTGTCGTTGAGTGCGGCCCTGGAATCACAGACATAGTGACTGGAGATCACGTAGCGTTGGTCTTCGCCCCCAGTTGTGGAGAGTGCATTTCATGCAAAGAGGGCCGCCCCGGGCAATGTGAGCCTGGACAGCAAGCCAACGGCGCCGGCACACTGCTTGGAGGAGGCATTCGCCTGAGCCAAAATGGCGAACCGATTTACCACCATGTCGGGGTGTCCGCATTTGCCGAATACTGCGTGGTCAACCGCGGGTCTCTCATAAAAATTGACAAAAGCCTTCCGTTTAATGAAGCCGCATTATTTGGGTGTGCTGTACTAACTGGGGTTGGGGCAGCATTAAATACGGCGGGCGTATTTCCAGGTGCCACCGTAGGTGTTGTCGGCTTAGGCGGTGTCGGCCTTAATACATTACTTGGCGCAAAAGTCGCTGGAGCGAGTCAAATTATTGCTATCGATGTACATGACGACAAACTCGACATCGCAAAGAGACTCGGCGCAACCGCAACCGTAAATGCCAAAGATGACAAAGCCATTGAAAAAGTCAAGGAATTGACTCAGGGCGGGGTTAATTTCGGTTTCGAAATGGCTGGATCTGTACAAGCCATGGAATTAGCGTACCGAATCACACGAAGAGGTGGTACGACGGTTACAGCGGGACTTCCTCACCCAAAAGCGCGTTGGGAGTTGCAACACGTGAACTTAACTGCGGAAGAGCGCACCGTGAAAGGAAGTTACATGGGGTCATGCGTACCCACTAGAGATGTGCCTCGCTACATTGACTTATACAAACGGGGCATGTTGCCTGTCGACCAACTTTTGAGTGACCATATAAAAATAGAAGACATTAATGAAGGGTTTGACAGATTGCAATCAGGGCATACCGTTCGACAAATCATCATGATGTAGCGCGGATTCATCCCTTTTAACATTCGCATGAATAACTCTCACTAAGTGCAAGGTTTATGGAAATGCAAACACTGACAAGCAGACTTTCTCGACTACATGCTTCAGCCGTCCATGACGTACTAAGACAGTTGGGATGCGAGAACTTTGTACTGCCAGCCACGATCAGACCATTAAATAAGCAACAAAAATTAGCAGGGCCAATCTTCACAATTGAGGGGCAAATTACCGCGTCTCATACCCCACACGAGACCTTGATCGAGTGGACATCTTTACTCTCAAGCATTCCACCAAATTATGTTGCGGTGTGTCAACCAAATACCACTGAAGTTGCGCTAATGGGTGAGCTGTCAGCTGAAACACTGCAAAAACGCGGTGTCATCGGATACCTGGTGGATGGTGGTTGTCGCGATGTAGCGATTATCAACGCGCTCAATTTTCCTGTTTTCTATTCCTTCAACACACCAAAAGATGTTGTTGGCCGTTGGATCCCAACTAAACTCGGCAATCCGATCGTCATCGGTGATTGCTGGATTGAAAAAGAGGACTATATTCTGGCGGACTTAGATGGTGCCGTAGTGATCCCAAACAAGCATTTAGAGGCAACAATCACTCAGGCCGAATTAGTGTTGCGTACGGAAAATGCTGTAAGAGAAGCCATCATGTCAGGAATCGACCCAAAAGAAGCTTACTTAAAATTTGGCAAGTTTTAATTGATGAGATCCATAGAACCACTTGAATCACATCAAATATTAAATAAACAAATATAAAAGGTAAAATCCGTCGCAATAATTTAAATTATTGGAGGAGTCATGCGGAAATATATTGAATTAATCGTCCAGTTTCGGTGGCTCGTTATTGCGGTCATTTTTGGATTAACGGTTTTTTTCGTAAAGAACCTCGGAAATCTAACCGTCATCATTGACCCGAATACTATTGTTCCCCAATCTCATCCTTTCGTATCAACTACTCTTAAGATTGAAGAAGTGTTTGGATCGCGATACGTTGCAGCGATAGGCGTAAGTCCAAAAAATGGGGATGTCTTCCAGCCAGAGATTCTTGCCAAAGTCCAGCGAATTACGCAGAGGCTAAGCGAGACACCGCGAGTTGTTCAAACAAATCTGTTATCGGTGGCGGCCAATAGAGTCAAGGATATAAAAGGTACCGTGGATGGAATGCAAGTCCAACAGATGATGGAGGAAGTGCCGACCACACCTGAAGGTTTAGCGGCATTAAAAGAGGCATTAATTCGCAATGATTCGTATATGAATACGGTTGTCTCAGAGGACTTCAAAACCCTTACAATCCTCGCTGAGGTTAGAGATGCCTCTCCCACAGACAAAAAGGAAGGCCGCGTCGGATTTACGTATGTCTCGGATCGCATCAGTGAAGCCGTTGATCCGGAGCGAGATGACTCAGTTACCATCGAAGTTACGGGGTATCCCCCTTTCATAGCATTAATTGAAAAATTTGCTAAAAGAACTCCCTTCTTATTGATGCTTGCGATAATCATTATCGGAATTATTCATTTTGAAGCATTTCGAACTCTGCAAGGATTAATACTTCCATTGGTGACTCCTATAATCGCAGTGATCTGGGCGCTGGGTTTCATGGGGCTGGCGAATGTTCCATTGGATATATTTAATACTTTAACGCCGACCTTAGTACTGGCGGTAGGGGCCGGACACGCAGTACAGCTGCTCAAGAGGTACTACGAGGAATACAATAATGCCCAACCAAATGGAGCTGAATATACAAAAACAAAATTCTTCGATGTGAGCCGTGTTCTCGGCAAGCTATCGCCCATTATGCTTGGCGTTCCGATCTTATGGGGACTTTACAAAGGATTTCAAACAGGTGAATTCAGTGACGGAGTGTCCGCAACTCTCCAGGTAGGCTCGGTTTCACTTATACCGGTTTGGCTATTTTTCCTCTGGGCATCAATACGGTTAATTATTTATATTTTTAAACCGAAGAGTATTGTTTCAGATGATGCCAGCATTTTTGCAAATCGCCAAGCTGTGATCGACTCTATCGTAAAAATTGGTCCCGTCATGCTGACAGCAGGGATCATAGCATCTTGCGGATTTTTCTCATTAATCGTTTTTGACATAGTGTCAATCAGAGTTTTTGGTGTATTTTCTGGCGTCGGCATTCTTAGCATCTTGGTAGTTGAAATGACATTCATTCCAGCGCTAAGAGCCATTCTTCCACCCCCAAGTCAAGGCGAAACTAAATTAGAGAAGGAAGAAAGAATCTGGGACAGAATCACTGGTTTTTATGCAAAAACTATTCTCGGGCCGAATAGAAAACATATCTTTAGTATTACTGCGGTTCTAATTGTCGTGTCTATTTATGGAATGTCAAAATTGAGTATCGATAGCTCTTTAAAAGGCTATTTTTCACCAGACTTAGAAGTGATGAAGAACGATCGTTCGCTGAATGCACGAATGGCAGGCACCAATAGCATTTATCTCATGATTGAAGGCAAGGACCAAGACGCTATTAAAGATCCGGCTGTTCTAAAAGCGATGGATAAATTGGCTCAATTTATCGAGACTGAACCCAATATCGGTAAGGTCATGTCGATAGCTGGCTTTATTAAACAGATGAACAAGTCAATGAATGCTGATGATCCTAGTTATTACCGGATACCAGACGACAGAAACACGATAGCTGAGTACCTATTGATCTACTCTATGTCTGGTTCCCCCGGGGACTTTGATCCTTACGTAGACTATGACTACAAGTTAGCTAACATGGTAGTGTTTACTCACAGCGATAACACCACAGATATGCTTAATCTGTGGGGTAAGATTCAGAATTTCGTTGATGAAAACTTCCCACCAACGATAACTGTAAATGTTGGAGGAAGCGTTGCTCAAAGTGCTGCTCTAGCAGAAGTTATCGTGAAGGATAAACTGCTTAATATTGCTCAAATTGCGGGAGTGGTATTTTTATTTGCTTCGATAATATTCAGAACCCCGGTGGCTGGGTTACTCGTCGTCACGCCATTGCTACTCTCAGTTTTAACTAATATGGGTCTAATGGGCATACTTGGACTGAGTTTAAATATCCCTACCGCATTGGTATCATCACTAGCTATCGGAATTGGCGCAGACTATGCGATCTATATGCTTTTCCGCCTTAGGGAGGAGCTGGCGGAAGGCACGGGAATCGATGAAGCCTTTCATAAAGTGCTTCGTACCGCTGGGAAGGCTTGTTTATTTGTAGCAACAGCTGTGGCTGGAGGATATGCAGTGCAAGCATTCTCGCGTGGATACTACCCACACACTTGGACGGCATTATTAATAGGCACGGCGATGATTGTAAGTGTTACAGCAGCTTTAACAATAATGCCGTCTCTAATACTCAAATTCAGACCAAAATTTATCTTTGATGGAGTAAAGAAATGAAAATAAATGCGACAACGTTTACCTGGAATGTGATGTTTGCGACGCTTGGAACGATCATCTGCCTTACGCCCCTCGCAAGTTTTGCTCAGTCTGCAGTTGAGATCATGGAAAAGAATTTCGTTATAACTAAAGTTACGGATTCAGAATCTGAGAGCACATTCATTCTACGAAATAAGTCAGGGATAGAGCGAGTGCGTAAGACTTTCGGAACTACCAAACTAAGAAAAAATGGAATTGATAATATGCGAATGACGCGATTTATCGAACCAAATGACGTTCGGGGTATGGTATCTCTCTTGATAGAACAATCTGAGACGGATGATGATATTTGGCTCTATCTGCCTAGTATGAAAAAAATCAGGAGACTTGTTTCCAGTAACAAAAAAGACAGCTTTGTTGGCACTGACTTTTCATATGGAGACGTAATTGGGCACAAGGTTCAAGATTGGGACCATGCCATTATGGGAGAAGAACTCATTGACGGTTTTAAGTGCTACGTCATTGAGTCAACGCCAAAAAATAAGACCACAGCAAAAAATACCGGTTACTCGAAACGTGTCTCTTGGATTCAAAAAGAAGCTTACGTCACTCGCAAGGCGGAAATGTATAACCTATCGGGCGCGCTGTATAAGCAGATGAGCTTTAAAAATTTACAGCTTGTCGATTCAGAACAGAATAGGTGGGTTGCACGGGAGCTAAGAGCAACTGATGTGATATCAGGCCATTCAACGATTATTAAAGTAGACAAACTAAAAGTGAATGTCGGAGTTAAAGATACTTATTTCACAACGCGATATATGGAAAGTGAGTGATTCGGTAATTGTTAGTTTCCAAATCGGAGCAACTTAAAGTTTCCGGGATCGCTTTTTTAATATCCCTTGTAATTCTAAGTAATCAAGCAGCATTATCGCAGGATAATGACCTGGTTGTGGCTAATGAGCCACCGTTTATTCCAGAAATGAGCTTCGAAAGCGAACGCGGAGCAGAGAGTAAAGATTGGTCTTCGCCACTTAATAAACTTGGAGTCACAGGCTCATTAAGAGGCGGGTACTGGTCATCAAATCGTTTAAATAATAATGATAAAGACCTAATTACGAGTTCGGTATGGTTTACACTCGAAAAGCATCTAACACATGGCCTCAAGCTATATACAGATGGATATGTGTACAACAAAGACTCTTTGGGGATTGAAAGTAGCGATGATCGCGTCAAGGAAATCTACCTTCACTTTCGAACGGGAAATTGGGATTACCGACTTGGGCGTCAAATCATTGCTTGGGGCAGAGCGGATCGAATAAACCCCACTGACAATCTTACACCCCGAGATTTCACGCTATTATCACCAGAAGCTGATGAAGAACGGATGGGGACAGAGGCTGTAAAAATCAGCAAGGTGTTTGGCTTGCAATCAAGTCTTACAGCTATTTGGCTCATAAACTTTGAGCCTAATAAACTTCCTCCTGCAAATACATCTGGGTTACAGTTTGTTGATAGCACTCCTACTAATCATCAACAATACGCGCTAAAATTTGATCAATCTGGAGGAAATATTGATTGGTCAATTTCTTATTTTTCTGGGATTGACCTGAATACTGATTTAACTTTTACGGGAACATCCGGCGCTGATATCTTAGTCAGCAAAAAGTACAACGAGGTGAATATTATTGGCGCCGATCTAGCGACGGTCGTAGGCTCTAATCGGTACGCGATCGAAGCTGCGCATACCCAAACGAAAGATACATCAGGGGTAGATGCTTCTATAAAAAACTCATTTACCCATATTGTTGTTGGTGTTGAGCGAGACTTTGGAAAAAATTTAAGTGCTATCGGTCAAGGTTTTTATCGCAGAGTTTATGATTATCAAGACCCTAGAGAGATCGCTGATGAATCTCGTAGGAAAGTAGCATCTTTGAGCGCGCTAACAAACCATCAACTCGACAAGGACGAATACGGCATGAGCATTCGTGTCGGAAAAAAGTGG
The DNA window shown above is from Pseudomonadota bacterium and carries:
- a CDS encoding RraA family protein, whose translation is MEMQTLTSRLSRLHASAVHDVLRQLGCENFVLPATIRPLNKQQKLAGPIFTIEGQITASHTPHETLIEWTSLLSSIPPNYVAVCQPNTTEVALMGELSAETLQKRGVIGYLVDGGCRDVAIINALNFPVFYSFNTPKDVVGRWIPTKLGNPIVIGDCWIEKEDYILADLDGAVVIPNKHLEATITQAELVLRTENAVREAIMSGIDPKEAYLKFGKF
- a CDS encoding zinc-dependent alcohol dehydrogenase family protein — protein: MKMKAAVIRQMGVEQPYADSKPLTIEEVDIASPQERELLVKIKAASLCHSDLSSVNGTRPRPTPMILGHEAAGIVVECGPGITDIVTGDHVALVFAPSCGECISCKEGRPGQCEPGQQANGAGTLLGGGIRLSQNGEPIYHHVGVSAFAEYCVVNRGSLIKIDKSLPFNEAALFGCAVLTGVGAALNTAGVFPGATVGVVGLGGVGLNTLLGAKVAGASQIIAIDVHDDKLDIAKRLGATATVNAKDDKAIEKVKELTQGGVNFGFEMAGSVQAMELAYRITRRGGTTVTAGLPHPKARWELQHVNLTAEERTVKGSYMGSCVPTRDVPRYIDLYKRGMLPVDQLLSDHIKIEDINEGFDRLQSGHTVRQIIMM
- a CDS encoding MMPL family transporter, which gives rise to MRKYIELIVQFRWLVIAVIFGLTVFFVKNLGNLTVIIDPNTIVPQSHPFVSTTLKIEEVFGSRYVAAIGVSPKNGDVFQPEILAKVQRITQRLSETPRVVQTNLLSVAANRVKDIKGTVDGMQVQQMMEEVPTTPEGLAALKEALIRNDSYMNTVVSEDFKTLTILAEVRDASPTDKKEGRVGFTYVSDRISEAVDPERDDSVTIEVTGYPPFIALIEKFAKRTPFLLMLAIIIIGIIHFEAFRTLQGLILPLVTPIIAVIWALGFMGLANVPLDIFNTLTPTLVLAVGAGHAVQLLKRYYEEYNNAQPNGAEYTKTKFFDVSRVLGKLSPIMLGVPILWGLYKGFQTGEFSDGVSATLQVGSVSLIPVWLFFLWASIRLIIYIFKPKSIVSDDASIFANRQAVIDSIVKIGPVMLTAGIIASCGFFSLIVFDIVSIRVFGVFSGVGILSILVVEMTFIPALRAILPPPSQGETKLEKEERIWDRITGFYAKTILGPNRKHIFSITAVLIVVSIYGMSKLSIDSSLKGYFSPDLEVMKNDRSLNARMAGTNSIYLMIEGKDQDAIKDPAVLKAMDKLAQFIETEPNIGKVMSIAGFIKQMNKSMNADDPSYYRIPDDRNTIAEYLLIYSMSGSPGDFDPYVDYDYKLANMVVFTHSDNTTDMLNLWGKIQNFVDENFPPTITVNVGGSVAQSAALAEVIVKDKLLNIAQIAGVVFLFASIIFRTPVAGLLVVTPLLLSVLTNMGLMGILGLSLNIPTALVSSLAIGIGADYAIYMLFRLREELAEGTGIDEAFHKVLRTAGKACLFVATAVAGGYAVQAFSRGYYPHTWTALLIGTAMIVSVTAALTIMPSLILKFRPKFIFDGVKK
- a CDS encoding outer membrane lipoprotein-sorting protein, with protein sequence MKINATTFTWNVMFATLGTIICLTPLASFAQSAVEIMEKNFVITKVTDSESESTFILRNKSGIERVRKTFGTTKLRKNGIDNMRMTRFIEPNDVRGMVSLLIEQSETDDDIWLYLPSMKKIRRLVSSNKKDSFVGTDFSYGDVIGHKVQDWDHAIMGEELIDGFKCYVIESTPKNKTTAKNTGYSKRVSWIQKEAYVTRKAEMYNLSGALYKQMSFKNLQLVDSEQNRWVARELRATDVISGHSTIIKVDKLKVNVGVKDTYFTTRYMESE